From the Thermococcus sp. 18S1 genome, one window contains:
- a CDS encoding ATP-binding protein translates to MLREFVNRKVELKTLEELWSGEGLTLVLVYGRRRVGKTRLLEEFSRGKKRIFVIFEDKPREYNFKLLSRRVSEFVGFNVEVRDFPSLFALLKGLSRERILLILDEFSYLIKKDGGILSELSRAIEENRDLNALVIVSGSYVSLLEREFFSYSSPIYGRSDANIKVRPLQFKHLFEWFDASTEDLVKIYSVTSGTPKYLEFFSGRNVEEEIRGNFFNPSAFLFREARALLSEELRELSTYLAILEAIARGNTKVTQIANFCYMKENQVVPYLRVLGELGIVRKVTPLFGKRGIYEIADNYFLFWSRFVNPYYEEIEGNFVEAAIEDFGRNFNTFLGKPFEGIAREFLIEANRRNRLPFRFSKLGRWWHRGEEIDWVALNEDSKKALFVEVKWSDLTARKAEKVLKRLEKKSELVGLEEYEKHFGIIAKKIEEKENLELAFDLRDFENTLKSPES, encoded by the coding sequence ATGCTTAGAGAATTCGTCAACAGGAAGGTTGAGCTTAAAACCCTCGAGGAGCTGTGGAGCGGAGAAGGATTGACACTGGTTCTCGTTTACGGCAGGAGGAGGGTCGGAAAGACGAGACTTCTTGAGGAGTTCTCACGAGGCAAAAAAAGGATTTTCGTGATCTTTGAGGACAAGCCGAGGGAATACAACTTCAAACTCCTCTCAAGGAGGGTCTCTGAGTTCGTGGGCTTCAACGTTGAGGTGAGGGATTTTCCATCGCTGTTTGCCCTTTTAAAGGGACTAAGCCGTGAGCGGATACTGTTGATTCTGGACGAGTTCTCTTACCTGATCAAAAAGGACGGGGGAATTCTCAGCGAGCTTTCAAGGGCCATCGAGGAGAACCGCGACCTAAACGCACTCGTGATTGTATCCGGCTCCTACGTCTCCCTGCTGGAGCGTGAGTTCTTCAGCTATTCCAGCCCAATATACGGGAGAAGCGATGCAAACATCAAAGTCCGGCCCCTTCAATTCAAGCACCTCTTCGAGTGGTTCGACGCGAGTACCGAAGACCTTGTGAAAATATACTCTGTAACCAGCGGAACTCCAAAATACCTCGAATTCTTCAGCGGAAGGAACGTCGAGGAGGAGATAAGGGGCAACTTCTTCAACCCGTCCGCTTTCCTCTTCAGGGAGGCGAGGGCCCTTTTAAGCGAGGAGCTGAGGGAGCTATCCACGTATCTGGCAATACTGGAGGCCATTGCAAGGGGGAACACAAAGGTCACCCAGATAGCGAACTTCTGCTACATGAAGGAAAACCAGGTCGTGCCGTACCTGAGGGTTCTCGGCGAGCTCGGGATAGTGAGGAAAGTAACGCCCCTGTTCGGAAAGAGGGGAATTTACGAGATAGCCGACAACTACTTCCTCTTCTGGTCAAGATTCGTGAACCCCTACTACGAGGAAATTGAGGGAAACTTCGTCGAGGCGGCAATCGAGGATTTTGGCAGAAACTTCAACACATTCCTCGGAAAGCCATTCGAAGGAATCGCGAGGGAGTTTCTGATTGAAGCCAACCGCAGAAACCGGCTACCGTTCCGGTTCAGCAAACTGGGCAGGTGGTGGCACAGGGGAGAGGAAATAGATTGGGTAGCCCTAAATGAAGACTCAAAAAAAGCCCTTTTTGTCGAGGTCAAGTGGAGCGATTTAACGGCAAGAAAGGCTGAGAAGGTACTGAAACGCCTTGAGAAAAAGAGCGAACTCGTTGGACTTGAAGAGTACGAGAAGCATTTCGGAATAATCGCGAAAAAGATCGAGGAGAAAGAAAACCTTGAGCTGGCCTTCGACTTGAGGGATTTTGAGAACACCCTCAAAAGCCCAGAATCTTGA
- a CDS encoding tryptophan--tRNA ligase has translation MDDAFKVTPWDVEGMVDYAKLIEEFGTSPLTDELLEKTARLTRSELPIYFRRRFFFSHRDYDKVLADYENGKGFFLYTGRGPSGPMHIGHIIPFFATKWLQEKFGVNLYVQITDDEKFLFKERLTFDDTKRWAYDNILDIIAVGFDPDKTFIFQDSEFTKIYEMAIPIAKKINYSMAKAVFGFTEQSKIGMIFYPAIQAAPTFFERKRCLIPAAIDQDPYWRLQRDFAESLGYYKTAAIHSKFVPGLMGLEGKMSASKPETAVYLTDDPEEAGKKIWKYALTGGRATAKEQREKGGNPEKCVVFKWFEIFFEPDDKKLMERYHACKSGELLCGQCKRELIERVQAFLKEHQKKRKEAEKKVEKFKYTGELAREQWDKSIPEPLRG, from the coding sequence ATGGACGACGCGTTTAAGGTCACCCCATGGGACGTTGAGGGAATGGTGGACTACGCGAAGCTGATAGAAGAGTTCGGAACAAGCCCGCTGACGGATGAACTGCTTGAGAAAACTGCCAGACTGACCAGGAGCGAGCTGCCCATCTACTTCAGGAGGAGGTTCTTCTTCTCCCACAGGGACTACGACAAGGTTCTGGCGGATTATGAGAACGGTAAGGGCTTCTTTCTCTACACAGGGAGAGGTCCGAGCGGCCCGATGCACATAGGCCACATCATTCCGTTCTTCGCCACCAAGTGGCTCCAGGAAAAGTTCGGCGTCAACCTGTACGTCCAGATAACCGACGACGAGAAGTTCCTCTTCAAGGAGAGGCTCACCTTCGACGACACCAAGAGATGGGCCTACGACAACATCCTCGACATCATAGCCGTCGGCTTCGACCCGGACAAGACCTTCATCTTCCAGGACAGCGAGTTCACGAAGATATACGAGATGGCGATACCGATAGCGAAGAAGATAAACTACTCGATGGCCAAAGCGGTCTTCGGCTTCACCGAGCAGAGCAAGATTGGAATGATTTTCTACCCGGCGATTCAGGCAGCCCCGACATTCTTCGAGAGGAAGCGCTGTCTCATTCCCGCTGCAATTGATCAGGACCCATACTGGAGGCTCCAGAGGGACTTTGCAGAGAGCCTCGGCTATTACAAGACGGCCGCAATTCACTCCAAGTTCGTGCCAGGGCTCATGGGCCTTGAGGGCAAGATGAGCGCCTCAAAGCCAGAGACTGCCGTCTACCTCACCGACGACCCGGAGGAGGCCGGCAAGAAGATATGGAAGTACGCCCTCACCGGTGGGAGGGCCACCGCGAAGGAGCAGCGCGAGAAGGGTGGAAACCCTGAGAAGTGCGTCGTATTCAAGTGGTTCGAGATATTCTTCGAGCCCGACGACAAGAAGCTCATGGAGCGCTACCACGCCTGCAAGAGCGGCGAGCTGCTCTGCGGCCAGTGCAAGCGCGAGCTGATCGAGCGCGTTCAGGCCTTCCTGAAGGAGCACCAGAAGAAGCGCAAGGAGGCCGAGAAGAAGGTCGAGAAGTTCAAGTACACGGGTGAGCTGGCGAGGGAGCAGTGGGATAAGTCCATTCCGGAGCCGCTGAGGGGCTGA
- a CDS encoding M1 family metallopeptidase: MRNALLAALLALVILMSGCLGATSQTSTASSGSLTTGTPTGSPDFSIIYPENPVIENLSMDESSPLLENIYSPTAIQWGNLTIEYDGSRIRGRYDFLLSNVSGNVIYLALTGVPDDPDVLRLNLTIEGVPVDLSRLSGGRILFEEALGRPITRSYLTVYEIRFNSSRKNLRGEITYSLRYPVFLDMPDQYAGSPLTWWGMGAEPVGLNMTYSLPEGYTLVVPGFGAFNGSGTLSGEKLLQLLLGSFINDGPVVVKNVPAAGINVTVYVPWKQYNPLHWADLERIVKLSVETYVNTTGLRPLNDIHLVINPDFTGSFMIDGTNSAVIGERRGIELIVRRRTGSIPHELAHIWFAGYADFKYFNEGFATYLQSLALKRIVPARFSMYLELNEKSIVEYGRSISIHDAMSENLLDLRKLNVSTVLYTKGAFTLRSLQFVLGDETFYRGLHEALVRCHGAKCGLADIEGIFEDVSGEDLDWFFGEWFNSTLLPDYTVENLTVTNESDGYRLRFRLVDRSNFTMPVQVRVVTEDAKFVDTTVVVENGLGSVNMTLEAKPTMIVIDPGEWMANINRKFEVEGIGVDVN; the protein is encoded by the coding sequence GTGAGGAATGCACTTCTCGCCGCCCTGCTTGCCCTCGTGATTTTAATGAGCGGCTGTCTCGGGGCCACCTCCCAGACGAGCACGGCATCTTCAGGTTCATTGACGACCGGAACTCCAACAGGATCCCCGGATTTCTCTATAATCTACCCCGAAAACCCGGTCATAGAAAACCTGAGCATGGACGAGAGCAGTCCGCTCTTGGAGAACATCTACTCCCCCACAGCGATCCAATGGGGGAACCTCACCATCGAGTACGACGGAAGCAGGATCAGGGGCCGCTACGACTTCCTTCTCTCAAACGTCTCGGGGAACGTCATCTATCTCGCCCTCACCGGCGTTCCCGATGATCCTGACGTCCTGAGGCTCAACCTGACGATTGAGGGCGTCCCCGTTGACCTCTCCCGCCTCAGCGGGGGCAGGATTCTCTTTGAAGAGGCTCTTGGCCGCCCTATAACGCGGAGCTATCTGACGGTTTATGAGATACGCTTCAACTCATCGAGGAAAAACCTCCGTGGGGAGATAACGTACTCTCTGAGATACCCGGTCTTCCTCGATATGCCCGATCAATACGCGGGTTCGCCCCTCACATGGTGGGGGATGGGGGCCGAGCCGGTGGGCCTCAACATGACCTACTCCCTGCCCGAGGGCTACACCCTCGTGGTGCCCGGCTTTGGGGCTTTCAACGGTTCCGGGACGCTGAGCGGTGAAAAGCTCCTTCAGCTTCTCTTAGGATCCTTCATAAACGACGGCCCGGTGGTCGTTAAGAACGTCCCCGCGGCGGGCATCAACGTGACGGTTTATGTCCCTTGGAAGCAATACAATCCGCTCCACTGGGCGGACTTGGAGCGGATCGTGAAATTATCCGTTGAAACCTACGTCAATACCACCGGGCTCAGACCCCTTAACGACATCCACCTTGTCATTAACCCCGACTTCACGGGCTCCTTTATGATCGACGGCACCAACTCGGCCGTCATAGGTGAAAGGCGTGGCATCGAGCTCATCGTCCGCAGGAGAACCGGCTCCATACCGCACGAGCTCGCCCACATCTGGTTTGCCGGCTACGCGGATTTCAAGTATTTCAACGAAGGTTTTGCCACCTACCTGCAGTCCCTCGCCCTGAAGCGTATCGTACCGGCTCGCTTTAGTATGTACCTGGAGCTGAATGAAAAGTCCATCGTCGAATACGGGAGGTCGATCTCGATTCACGACGCCATGTCAGAGAACCTGCTGGACCTGAGGAAGCTCAACGTCTCCACTGTGCTGTACACTAAGGGGGCATTCACCCTCCGTTCCCTTCAGTTCGTCCTCGGAGACGAAACGTTCTACAGGGGACTCCACGAGGCCTTGGTACGGTGTCATGGGGCAAAGTGCGGCTTGGCCGACATTGAGGGGATTTTTGAGGACGTTTCAGGGGAGGACCTCGACTGGTTCTTCGGCGAGTGGTTCAACTCAACGCTGCTGCCGGACTACACCGTCGAGAATCTCACGGTAACCAACGAAAGCGATGGATACCGTCTGAGGTTTAGGCTTGTGGACCGGAGCAACTTCACAATGCCCGTTCAGGTTAGGGTTGTCACGGAGGATGCAAAATTCGTGGACACGACCGTTGTGGTGGAGAATGGCCTTGGGAGCGTCAACATGACCCTGGAGGCGAAGCCGACGATGATAGTGATTGACCCCGGCGAGTGGATGGCGAACATAAACCGGAAGTTCGAGGTTGAGGGGATAGGGGTGGATGTGAATTGA